ctctctctctctctctctctctctctctctctctctctctctctcatcaaggaCGGCACTTCAtgacttcatcttttcctttcttccttccttcttccgtccctcccttcctttcctctttccttccttccctccttccttccctctcatctcattccttgttttcttttgccttcatttcctcGACCACTCTCATCTCTAGAAACGTCATTctggttttcctcttcttccttcctcctccagctcttccACAAACCACCTTCTTGCTTACATCCTCTTACCCACATCTTGTTATCCACACTACATCTTTACTatacctcttcttttcccacaCTTCTTCTACCCCACATCTATCACACATTACTACTCTCTCTTTCGAGCACATTTACGAGAATTGTCCTCTAACTATCCCACAGGcagtctctatctctctctcttcattgccATACTTACTTCCTATGTACAtatgtttctcctcctcatcatcaatCCTCACCCCATTACTTCATTCCTCTCCAACCAACGAATCTACACCTACACTTGCTTCCTTaacctgatctctctctctctctctctctctctctctctctctctctctctctctctctctctctctctctctctctctctctctctctctctctctctctctcccctatcatccctttcctcctctccctattccACATATGGCGGTCTCGTTCGGTTTATGTCTCCTTGTGTTTACGTTCACGTTTTCCACACTCCCACAAagacctgcacacacacacacacacacacacacacacacacacacacacacacacacacatccaggcGAGTAAATATTTCGCTTTCAGGGTGATGGATTGAGGGTGTCGTCATgaggtggggcggggcaggacaggccggggcggggcggggtcaGTGCGAGGTGGAGCGAGGACGGGAcacggaagggagagaagaggggacgCAGGAGTGGTGAGAGTGTAAAGGAGAAAGGGTTAAGTCTGAGGGGGAGATGCTTCCCTCCTCCTAGTTTAATACAAAAGTAATTAACAAGACTAATAAAAAATGATGCTACGGATTCATTCAGTAATTAACTCATTTGTTTTTTGggtcacctgagagagagagagagagagagagagagagagagagagagagagagagagagagagagagagagagagagagacttcaaacTGTATAAAGCTAGTTAATGGTGTATGTAtccaatgactctctctctctctctctctctctctctctctctctctctctctctctctctctctctctctctctctcccacatccTCATTATCCCACTCCCAAactctctgcttcctccttaAGACCACTACAACTATCACTATCACATCACCATCAACTTCAGCAACTGGTGGGGATAGTGACAGTGaaaagtgatgatggtgatgatgatgatgatgacgacagaGGTGGCTATACGTAGTTGTAGCAGTGTTAatgtggtggtaattgtagtgTAGTGGCAGTggctggcagtagtagtagtagtagtagtagtagtagtagtagtagtagtagtagtagtagtagtagtagtagtagttgtagtagtagtagtagtgatgatggtgatggcggtggtggtgatggtggctagagtcctttccatccttcatcCTATCAATTTATCCACAgctgcgtttctctctctctctctctctctctctctctctctctctctctctctctctctctctctctctctctctctctctctctctgtgtgtctgtctgtctgtctctctctatctctctctctcattcgtcgCCTGCCAtcctgtaaataaataaaaaggaggaagaagggggagatgagagaaagaaagattgaaTTGCAAGATTgatgaagcaaggaaggaaaggaaggaggctgagagggaaggagcgaaggaaggagggaaggagggaggaaacactGCCCGAGGGAAGGAGTGCAAAtgtagagggaagggagaacaaAATATAGACTAATGGAGAAATAATTTATGTTGGTTATgtatattacagagagagagagagagagagagagagagagagagagagagagagagagagagagagagagagagagagagagagagagagagagagagagagagagagagagagagagagagagagagagagagagagagagagagagagagagagagagagagagagagagagagagagagagagagagagagagagagagattccacgcctttgctcttcattttcatatgtaattttgtttatttttttgtttcttttattttaattaaagGGTCTTCTATAGCTATTTTCTTCGATTTTTCGTGAATATTTATTATAATAACATTAAACTTTTACTTATCAATATACGTCATAATATTGAATAGCGCTAGCACGTTTATTTTACAAGTTCACACACAAATAACTGCCTACACAAGTTCCTATTAATATGATTTGATACCGGGTGTAGAGAcagtacaaccaccaccactgccattatcatcatcatcatcatcatcatcatcaacatcatcatcattatcggcTGGAAGGATGGGCaaaagggtggggaggagccttctactgtactatcctttccttcatgcAAGTCACTACATTAAAACAATCTAACACGCGCTCAAGAAATCTGTTGCTATTTGTATATCTTAGGTGAAAGTGTGGGTGGGAGGAGTCTTCTGCTGTacagtcttttctttcatgctAGTAAGTTAATTCATCCCTTTTACGACTATGGATCTCTTTGAACTGAAGGATTGTCTACATTAACACAGAAATAGTGAGAATGGAAGGTTAATTTTggtcttttctttctacatGACTCGTTTTGAGATTGTGGCGCTAAAATAGTTGCTTAAAAAAATTTGTAggtgattatgggaaaaaacGTTTATCTATAATATTATAGGTACAATACATTATTTAATTTAAAACCTTTACCAACAAGATGCATGAAGTCTGGTACTGTTTGTATATTTCTTCTAATCATTTGTAAGTTGCGATTAGTATTTCAAAGGAACTccaacaacattaacaagaaacatcaacatcaccaccaccaccaccaccaccaacaacaacaacaacaacaacaacaacaacaacaccaaaatcaacaacaccaaaaccaacaacaccaacaccaacaccaccaccaccaccaccaccatcacccttgGCGTCTATGAGTCCACTACATGACAAAGACTTCATCCAACCAACCACCTTCACTCACCTCTATAAGCAGGCCATCTATTCCAGTCCATCCCACGATAACTTATCTGATCTTCCCATCTAGTTTAGTGTCCGCCCCGCCTCGCCatgtcctcctctccttataTTCCTTTCTCAACCTGTCGTTCATCTGTCTCACGTTTTCACTGTATTTCCACTTTGTTCTCCGCCTTGCCATCCCAGACTCTCCAATCTAACAAACTGTACTTCTTGTAATTGGAATTCTATGCACACTACATGACCTTCTTTCCTGCGCATGTCTCATATTTTTCCCCCTACTGACAGGAGGAATACTTTCGATGATAGTTTGCTCCGTAATTCACGAGACTGTTTTCTTGCCTCTCCCTCTGATGGCGAGCATTATTCTTTATATTCATTCCCCTTTGAGCGATGCCAGAGTTTATATTCCCTCGTCTTTGTTATGGAATAGTGAGTGGTCAGAACACTGGTGCTCGAGAAAACATGTAAATATATTTCGTACTGAGGAATACATAGGTCCGCTCATACATGTTTTGCGAGATATACATTGGCCTTTGATGCacagctttctttcttttttattcttttttcaagaaatacacgcttttttttctctctctctgtctctctcaagATATACACGAAAGCTATAACACATGTTCTTtggatgtacgagtatatgtgaGGTCTTGATGTATCTTTTCTAGGAAtacgtttttcttcctttgttttctctctctctctctgcctttttttttctctttctctttttttctctttttttttatatttttttccgagAGGTCTACGTCCTTGTGTCGGACAGGCGGGTGACACACGGGCGCCGCCACACAATACTGATGGCCGTGTTTTTCAGGACCACTGCAAACTTTACAATCGGCAAACGGTAATTCTCGTCCACTTGTTTGTCACGCAGCTGTGTCCGGGACGTATTGTTATTCCAGCGATTGGTTCCGGGCTTGTGTTTTTCCCCGAAGCGGTGCTTAATTGCAGGACGGCGTTTGTAATGTTTTAATGCCGCTGGTGTGCAGTCACTGGGCACCATCACGGGGATCATCAAAGGCGTCTTTCAGGGGAGTAGATCAAACAGCATTACGCGCCAGTCAGTCCTCGCCAGCCGCTGCTCACGTCGAGGTGCAGGCGCGCATCTTTGACGAGCTCGCCGACTCCACCGTGACAGTTTAATTAACTTTGTGAGAGAGGCGAGCGCGAGGAGCAGTATCTGTAGCAGTCCTTCCTTTGCTGCACTAATGAGGGGCGCGTGGCGGCACTCACCAAGGACTTGATGCCCGGCTAATGGAACACATGCTCAAGGCTCGGAAAGGATAACTCGCTCGCATGAAAGTGCATTGAATGATTGATTAATTTAAGGCGCCGTAATAATGGGACCATGCTGCGCTGCGCATCAAAATATACACACCAAAATGAGactgaagaataaaataaaaataaaaagatctaCTTATTAAATGATTTTAGAGAAAGCGAGCGTAGAGACAtatgtaaattttaaaataaattaataaaacactGCCGCTGTCTATATCACTGTTAGAGTTCACAGTGAGttacgtacgcacacacacgcctcgcctcgctggGGGAGAGCATGGCCGTCCTGCAAGAGAGAAAGTGcattggagggaggctccagAAGAATGATATGGAATAATCTGTAAACTTTAAGAGACGCTTCAGAAATTCAGTCTGATAAAACGACGGAGAAAACTGATAAAACTGTCGGGTTGGGCTGACGTGTGGGCTGATGCTGACCCCCCACCCGCCCACCGACACTCCCTATACTGACCCTCCACCCGCCCGCCGCCAACTCCACCCCACCCTCACCCAGCCCGTCATGGCTCGCCCCTTACAGCCCCGTCCCGCCGCGCCCACGCCCTATCCCATTATCTACTACCTACTCCATTCTACCCTCTCCTACCTCACCCCGCCCACCACCTCCATCCCTACCCCCCTACGCAGTCGCACCACACCCCACTCCCCTCAGTCCCAAGTCCCAACCCTTCCCTGCCTCAACCCGCGCAGCCCAGGccacccgccccgccccgcccagacTCTTAAGACAAGCAGCCGCGGTCCTGCATCTGTTAAATTGAATTATTTTGAAGTAAATCACGTTATCTTTGCCTGTCTtgaagagttggaggaggaggaggaggaggaggaggaggaggaggaggaggaggaggaggagaaggaggaggaggaggaggaggaggaggaagaagaagaggaggaggagaaggaggaggaggaggaagaggaggaggaggaggaagaggtaaataaaagaaagaggaagaggagagagagagaggaaaaaaagagaaatatgaggaggatacggaggaagaagtgaaggcagatgaggaggaggaggaggaggaggaggaggagggagcaaataatagataaagtaagaagagaaagaaggaagagcaaaaagcaaggatggggaggaggaggaggaggaggaggaggaggaggaggaggaggaggaggaggaggaggaggaggaggaggaggaggagaagaaggagaaggaggaggaagagatggaggaagaagatgaaaagggaaatgaggacgaaaaagtaaaaaatacagatggaagaagaggaaatagaagaacgaagaggaagaggaagaggaggaagagaaggaggaggagaaggaggagaccttttcttccccttccatcaatctctttctccactaaattttctcatttcctctcactTAATCCACTTGTTTTATTTCCGGTCTCCTCTACgttccctgtcttccttccttccttcactcctcctttatttctattcatccatcttccttttctttcacaggtattcactgagagagagagagagagagagagagagagagagagagagagagagagagagagagagagagagagagagagagagagagagagagaccaggtgGCTTATGCGCATCTaagtttaatgtgtgtgtgtgtgtgtgtgtgtgtgtgtgttggctgtcGCATACTGTTTTACTTTCGAATTTTAGTTCTGTTTGGTTTTCGTTTTTAATTTTATATGATACGAAGCTTTTTGTTGTGGTTTGTGCTTCGTCAataaatatactactactactactactactactactactactactactactactactacacctccacatcgtcctcctccttctcctcctcctctccaccgtcctctttctcctcccctgttcttcatccttctcatccttctgctcctccttatatttttcctccttcttctcctccgcttcattcttctcctcgccctccttgttatttttcttattctattccgccgcctcctcctcctccttctcctactattataaaagtgtgtgtgtgtgtgtgtgtgtgtgtgtgtgt
The Scylla paramamosain isolate STU-SP2022 chromosome 3, ASM3559412v1, whole genome shotgun sequence genome window above contains:
- the LOC135096684 gene encoding uncharacterized protein LOC135096684, with the translated sequence MLTPHPPTDTPYTDPPPARRQLHPTLTQPVMARPLQPRPAAPTPYPIIYYLLHSTLSYLTPPTTSIPTPLRSRTTPHSPQSQVPTLPCLNPRSPGHPPRPAQTLKTSSRGAPRDVTKGKDVPTDTLMARTTFDRPDSP